The genomic stretch TTTCTCCATGTTAAAGctcctctgcaggaagcctgaCCCTCTGCTGCCTTGGCTGTTGACCCCACTTTAACATCATCTACAACATCTGACTTGTGTTTGCCTAAACCCCCTGAAATATGCCTATAGGCATCTCAGAGAGAACTTCCCAGATAGAAATATAAGTATTGGAGAGTCCCTATGATGCCAGCCAGGCTAACACAGACCATCTCTGCtacacagaaaaaggaaaggattgGTGCTGGTTACCCTCTGTGCTTCCAGGGATTGTGGAGCAGAACACGTCATCTTCAGTTGTCACATCAGCTGCTTGGGAATTGGTTGGAAAATCTGGGGGAGCACTCGTTTCCACCATAGTCACAGGAAAAATATCATTTTCTGTCCCAGCAATTGTTGAGAGAGCAGAGGTCTCCCATGTAGTTACTGCTGGAGACTCGGGGGCTGTGGTTGCTGGTGGAAGGGTGCTGGTTGTCAGCAGGACTGTAGTCTCTGGTGTTGTCTGGAGATCAGAGGTTGCTTGAGAAGCAGATGTtgtttctgtaaaatatttggAGAAAACAGGAGCTTCGGTGGTGgtggttgtggtggtggtggtggtggtggtggtagtggtggtggtggtggtggtcaCTGGAGGGGCtgcatggaaaaaaacacagcaaaaggaaaagccagGTCAGAGCATTCACAACCAACCCTGAAGGAAGCCAATGCAGAACTGAATAAAAAGGATCTGGCTgctaaaatactgaaaatgaaGGTGAGAGAGTTACTATTTTAATTAGCTGAAAGCACGGCCAGTCTGGGAAATTCACAGATTTAtagatttgcttttctttaaccAGTCTCAAACACCCCTCCTTGACCGTCTTGTAGAAATGGAAGGGCTAGAACCTTATGGGGTAGAACCCCAAAGCTTGAAAACtttgttattttgcttttcaatgtcctcataaaaatacaataaataaaaCAGCTCCGTTTTTCAGCTACAATCTTCTTGCTAATCTTTGCAACTGGTTCTTTTTTCATGGCCTGTTGCCCTCAGCCTCAGAGGCAGACAAGCAATTGCTGCGTTTTTCACCCTCTCACCTGTTGTAttgtttaaaaaagacaaacaaatgTGCTATGAACACCAATTGTGCTCtgtaaaagccagaaaaaattgtttttctgctttgtggAGGGTGGGtatcatctcttttttttctgtgcaagaCTTTGCTTTATCCTGCAGCTCAGAAAGATAATAGGAAGGGGAAGAAGCCCTTCAAGACTCTGAGACAAAATTTCCAAATATGTGGATGTTGAGGACCCACCCTTAAGAGGAAGGAAGCACCCTTAAGGGTGGGTCATCCTAGTGTGTCTCCTTATAACATGAATGAAACAAAAGTCTTCAGTGTTGGGGTGAACCTCAAATGAAAAACTCAATTTCATTCCAAGGGTTCTTTGAATTATAAATCCCTTTTTAATTCCATCATCTTTTAAAAAGTCAAGCTGACCTACACAACAAGAAATGAAATATTCATttgagaggcaaaaaatgggTAAAACTTAGGGGTATTTTTTAATCTAAACTGCACATTGACTGTGACTCAATTTGGCAACTGGTTGCAGATCTCCCTTGAAAAACAAGTAATTTGGGAAGAACCCCTTTGGCCAAAACAGCGCACATAGACCCCAATTTTCACCACCCAGGGAGTGCATTGTCCCTGCTGGCCgtgtccccaaggtccccagACCCACCTCTGGCCACATCCAGCCGTATGTTCCTCTTGATGTCGTTGAAGAGGCCGGGGATCTCCACCCGGCAGCAGTACACGCCCGCATCCTCCACCTTGGCCGCGGCAATGGTCAGGGACACATCTCCGGCGGAAACGTACCTGCCCAGTTTGTACCTCCGAGATACTCTGAACGTCACCTCGCTGCCACTGGTGTGGAGGATTTTGTTCTTGCACTTTGAATTCGGGCAGGGGCCTCTGCCCCAGCACATGTCGGAGACGTCCTTGGGCTGCGTCACCCGGTaggagcagggcagtgtcacaggcTGTCCTACTGTCCCTTTAACAACGGCTTCAGACACCGTGTGTGCTGTCAGGGAGAACGAGGAGAGGGGAGTGCTGTCAGTCTCTGGTGGTGACTCTGCCTACACAACACAGTGAGTGAACAAGGTGTGAACAAACACTTCTGCCTGCGGGCGGGCCACAGCTGCTGATCCCCAAGACTTCTCCTGCAGCTCGTGCCCGAGGCACTACAGGCAacagccaggagctctcaggctTTGCTTTGCTCCTTGCTCTGGTCCTGGccagctgctggagggaagCTCATAAAATACATCAGGTATGCGGTGAGCAAAGCTGGGGTCTGTCAGTGACAGCCCAAGAACAAACTGGACCTCTGCAAATGGAATTTGAGAACTCTGCTCCCATCTCCTCTCCTAGGAGGCTGTTTGAAAGTTGTTCAGAACCCTGATGTGAAAGACATCTGGTTTTCTCAGCCCACCACCACCTCCTTTGAAAAGGAAATGCTGTCACAGTTGCCTTTTACTGACAGTCTCAAAAGCAGGGTCCAAAATAGCTATTCATGTGTGAAATTAGGGCCTAATTAAACTGGCAGAGCAGTGGGATCTGTCTGTAGGAACCTGTTCTCAGAAAGTGCACTGAGCAAGACCTGCCAACTAATCCCACTTACCTTGTGGAACTCTGTCTACAGAGAAAATTTAGCTGTTGATGTTatactgattttaaaaagagcACATGCACACTTTCCTTATCCTCTTTACTCTTAGTGACCAGCTTAGGTTGGTGTTTACAGTCAATGCCCATCTTGGCATCTGGTCTGAATCTTTGCCATATATTATTCCTTCTTAATTGTTTATGATGTTCCTAGATTGCCTTAAAAGAGATTTCTTCTTCATAAAAGGCACTACACAAGAAAATTCCTAGACAGGAGCAAATCTTTCCTGGTTTACATTCACCTGGTCTGTGTCAGTCCTCCTACCTTTCTTTTGTCCCCATGTTATCATTTACACACTGCGGAGCAGGAACTGAGGAACCTGGGGAGCAACCAGACCTgtcctccagccctgcagatCTGATGCCTCATGGCCAGCCTGCTCACTCCAAAGAGGACTTGCTGCTCTGCTATTATCACCAGCTTCAGCCCTGGTTTGCCAAACATTTCTATTTTGCCAGCTGTTTGAATGCCTTTCCTTTTTGGCACGACTCCCAGGTAGCAAACAGATGCTTCCAACTGTGTCCATgtctcttttgttttctctttaatgGACTATTCCCCAGGTGAGGCTTTAGTCTGTGGCAGGCTGCCTCATGACTTGTTATTGGGATGACATTTCAGATCTGTTATTGCTTATCCCACTGGCAAGAGAAGCCAACCCATTCAGGTTTCCACAGCTCCAAATGCTGAAAGAATAGAGGCAGACAAAACAACAGGCAATATGGCCTGAAGGGCAGGAGCTTCTGCAGAGAAATGAAGGCAGGATATGCCAGAAACTGAATTCCTGGATACAGGATAAGGTTTTGCGAGATGGTGGCTTTGGCCCCTGGAAAGGGAAGGTTCATTTGCCTTGAAACAGCAAAATAGAGAAAACAACTTCTCTCTGTGGAGACAGAACCAGACATGCAGTTGACCTTGAAGGTATTTCTGTGAGAGCAAGGGGTTAGTCATGAGCAGGTTAACACATATTTTCAAGATGGTCCATCAAAGATGTGCGCAAAACCAACTAAAACTGTTGCAAGAATTCAGGTCACTGCTTCTTGAGGAGACATGGGCTCATCTTCTGCTATTTCAGCCCATTTCTGCACAGCACAAAAGCGGTCTCATTAAGCAATCCtttcacaaaagaaaatttGCCTGCTCTTCTCCTTAAAAGAAGCAGAGCCCTGAACTTAGTAAATGAATAACTaagtaaataatttgaaagaagaggaaagacaCAAGGCATCAAAGTATCTTCAGTGAAGTTTCCCTCTAGTATTCCTGTTAGAAAGTTACAGGTTTTGCAGTTTCAAATCTTCTTCCAATTTCTGTGAAGCTAATGTTGCCAACATCTGCCTGCACTGCAGCCTGCTGAGGAAAGCTTCAATACTGCAGCAGCCTGGATTCAACAGCATTAATTCCTTAtttaataaagaataaataactTACTTCTCAGGTACAGCCTCTTCTACACACTcattttccaaaggaaataGTAGATAGGAGGGAATGAACATGTCTTTGAGATTAAGAGACCTTAATTTCAGTAAGAGCAGGTCCTGAGACCCTGCTCTTACTGTGAGGAAAATCCTGCCCCTCTCCATGGCCCCAACCTTCCAGGTATCCAGATTTGACCCAAGGCTCTGCCTGGGTGTTCCCATTGAAGTGCGTGAGGTTTGCCACTTCTAGGTCCTTCATTAATGAGAGAGACATGGACTCCACATGTTTAATATCAGATCCAAAATAGAAAGGGGTATCCATAATTGGTTAGATCATATAGTTATACTCATATTTATGTACAGTCTCTCTCAAACCCACCCTTGGGGCAGCTGGTACTAAGCAGTAATTCCCATAGTTGCTCTTGTCTTCTTTCCCACAAAGTGGTCACTGGATGGACAAAAGCATTCATCCTCCAGCCAGGACAGATGtttgataagatttttttttcccttgatcTATTCCTGGAATAATTTTCCTACTTTGCAGAAGATATTTGGAATCTTTGCCTTATcgattattttttatttccttactgaAGCTTCTTTACTGATGAGATTGCAGAGGATATGACCGATAAAccaaaaagaaacatttaactGGCTATTGAACCTCAAGACAACACATTCTCAGCACGGGGCTGAGTTAAAGAGCAGGTAACAAAAAGCCATTCTCATCCTTCAGGAGCTCTGCAAGGGAAGAGAACAAGGGAACTAACACAGAGGAAACtgcacacatttttaaaagtgaaaaaaccacaaacatcAAGCAGTGTTAACTAATAAATAAGAGAAGTTTTGAAGTTCTATGTACAGTTACGatctttttcacttttctgtttTCACAAAACAAGTGTTGctggttttcatttgaaaacaatGTTAGTTTCCTGAGCAAACACACAAAAAGCAGGTGAAGACTCACCTATAAAGATCTGTATCACCATCCAGTGAAACAGCACAAAATGGGACATTCTGGCTGACGGAGACACCAGGGCAGCAAGTGGAAGAAGAGGAAACCAGATCTTATCTTTTTCAGAGTCTGAGTGAAGTCTCATTTCTCCATTTCCAGATTTTACATGCTGCAAGTGTTTCTTTCCTATGCTTCCGGATAGGAACTGGCCAAAGAGGGGatctcctgctgtgctcagccccACTTGGGGCATTCTGGGCAGTTCTGGGCCATACAATTTCAGGAGGACATTCAGGTACTGGAATGACTGAACCAGgggacacagtctcaagctgtgccaagggaaatataggttggacattaggaaaaagtttttcacggaaagagtgataaagttctggaacaGCCTGCCTggagaggtggtggagtcatcatctctggatgtgtttaaaaagaGACTGGTTGTGGTACTCAGTGCCAGGGTTTAgctgaggtgttggggctgggttggactcgatgatctttaaggtttcttccaacccaataattctgggaattctgggaatgtGCTCAGATGAGGCCAACTGAGAAggtggcaggggctggaatgaacatcctgtgaggagcagctgaggactCCAGGAccagagaaaaggaggctgagaGGAGCTCAGAGCTCTCTGCAGCTTCCTGAGGAGGGGACATGGACAGGGAAATGCTGATCTCTCTTCCCTGGTAGCCactgacaggacacagggagaTGACTCCAAGCTCAGAGGGATGATTCCAAGTTCACCAGGGAGATTTACACAGGACATTGGGAAGTATTTAGTGAGAGGGCAGTAAaccctggaacaggctgtccttTTCACCTTTCCTCTTCCAAGACATTCAGCATGGTACTAGCACCAGAAATTTCAATATTCTATTTGCTTTGCCATTCCCTGGAACTCTTAAGGCCCAGTTCTGTTCCAGGTCCTTAGTGGCAAGAAAAAATTCTGTGCTTTTACATGCCTAAACATTTGGCATAGTCTCCCTACCTCTCTCTCTCAGACTTTGTCTTCACTTACATTTGCTTAATCCCTCATTTCCCATGCTTCTGCCTTCTGCCTGAAGACCCCTCTCTTTCCCCAGCTTCGcattttctgtttgcaaagACAGCCTTGGAGGAAGTTGTTGCAAATATTTTGTTGCCAAAACCACATCCTTCCCAAAGAAATGCAACATCATCTTCAATAAATACATTTCACTCCTTCTGactgttttatttgtttctgaCCAACTGACAAATAAGTTCTCTGGAAGTTTTTCTCTGGAACAGCTGAGTAATAAAGCAAAAGTAATTCAGGGCAGTAAGGTCAGGAATGAAGAATTGCAGATAGACAAAATTCTGTGCAAATAAATGTAGCACAGTGCAAACTGGAGTGCAATTCCAAGTTCAAATGATAAAATGATGGACTTTTAACCAGGCATTACACTTTTAGTAATGAGATTTTGGGCTTATCATGATAGTCAAGCCCATGAAAATATCACCCTTCTGCTTGCTAGCActgaaaaaagcaaataaaatgttAGCAGTAAAGGCAATGAGTAAAATACCTAATTTGCTATATTCTACCAGCTACAGTTCATACAAtagcccagccccagctgctctgtgaaCAGAACTAATGAAAGCTGAGGTATCCAGTATCCTGGAGACTTTTTCCCTGCAATGATCATAGTTTCTCCCATAACTGACCacccagcagtggctgtgagCTGATGCTCAGCTGATGGCAGCGCAGGGAGCAGCTGAATTTCACCTGGGGCACAAACTTGGGTCATTATTCAGCTACAAATTCCCATGAAGCTTGTCCAGACAGAGCTGGACAGTATGTCACAGGCAACCAGGAAAGGCACAGGATGAACACAGCATCCTATCAGCTCTGTTTTCATAGCAAGGCTGGGCCAACAGCAGAGTGCATTGAAAAAGACCATTCAAAATCCAAGTGTTCTGGGAAGAACCACAAACACATGGGTCACTTTCTGCTTTTGTACTGCTATCTAGTGGCTTCTTGCaggcagaaaaggcagaggTGTCTCAAAAAAGAGACTTTTCAGCTCATCAGCTCAGTGTGCTGCCAGACAATCTCCTGATGGCTGAATGGCTTCCAAGTGCCACCTGCTTGTGTCTAAGGCTCATTTTGAAAAGCCTGTTCCACTGACAGATCACTGACACAAGTGCAGGTAGCAAAAGCCCAGGGAGCTTCTGCCTTTGTGGATGTGTATCACACTGCATGCCCAAGGCAAAGTTCTTGCTCCACACTACCTTTGCAAAGTCTGTTTACCAAGTAGTTGCAGAGCAgaaaaattttgcttaattCAGGATTTTGGTTATCAGATACTCTAGAACTTTACGCAAAAAAACTTGCTGATGCAAGAATTAGTCCAAATTAGTctgtaatattaattttaaaaatccttgcAGACAAGCATCTTTTATGATTAGGAGTCTTAAGGATGGCCCACAAACTCCTTAAGAGCATGAACAGCTGAAATCAGATGATTTTGGAGATCCCACATGTCTAACTCTGACCCCAGTAGAGACTGATTACATAAAACTGCAGAAAGCAGAAACTGCTGGAGATGTTTCCTGAGCCAGTTCAGAGACCAGATCAGACTTCCTCCAACTCCTGTCATGGGCTGGAGCCTGCAGCAGCAACATGCTCAGCAAGGCAGAAGGAAAGCACTGTCTGCAGCAGGGGCAGAGATTTGGGGTCAGTAATTGTTATTAATAATCAAATGCAAAAATACAGTCTGACACCAGCAGGTCATTTCTGGATTCTGTACCTTCTCACACAAAGCTATACATGATGTGAACACAGAAAATGGCAGAGCTAGTTTTGTCCATCATTTTTCCTGGCCCTGGGATCAGTGATCACCCAAAATCTGTGCTCCCACTCTTCAGTCAGCCATGAATTCACCTTCACCTTTTCAGTCTGCTACAACAGAGAGCCCAGGAGAACAGAGATCACGAGTGAAAATCCAAAGCACCCCAGGGTCACCTGTCCCAATTTGCTTTCCATTTCTTCCTTCCTCAGCAGAACGAGCCTTTTCCTCCTTTGTGAGTCTGTGCAAAACCACTCACCTGCAAGACCCCACCTGAGCCAGACCCTCTGTGACCCCTGGGGAAACCACTgccctcccagccagccccagccctcccaTCTCCACCAGCTGGGACAAGGAGGGGTCACTTCTCCACTGACCCCAGCTCCCCCTAAAGCACAACCAGATCCTAGCCTCAAGCAGTGTCTCAGCTGTTAACATAAATACTTACTGATTTTATGCCTCATTGCATTGTTGAAATCATTTTGGAGTTTAACTCACTGGTAGAAAGTTTGTGGTGCACCTGTGAGTTTTtcctgtggcagcagtgtctgTGTTGGGTAATTCCACACTGCTGCCTAGGATGAGCTTCAGGACAAAATGATTTGACCAACATTTGGTAAGAGTTGGTGtctctcctgcctgtgctgtttttctgctcttttcccaACCTCTGCTTAAAACATGTTCTAAAAAACAACTGAGGACAATTGCTCTTCCTCTTAAAGATGATTTGGGTGTGTTGTGTCTATTGCTCAGCAATTCATACTCACAGATCTGactctatttatttatttaaagtaaaCCAAAGTTTAGTTCTGCAGAGAACAAAAGCTGAGGCACATCACTAACTGAGGAGCAATAGAGGAAAGGCACTTGGCCACAGATATTTCCCATTTATGAGGTAAAATCCATCGAACACATTCAACATTCTTAGGAATTAAGAGTTGTTTGATATCTAGAGATGAGTGAAGGCAAGGCCAACTTCCAGCCAATATTTTGTACAATGTCCATGATTTCTCTGCAagctaagaaaataatttaattaacttTACAAAGGTGGGGGAaagttgttcagattttttagAGACTTTGAAGTGAGACTTTCCACACCGAGGgcttctcagggaaaaggagaaagccACAGGAAAACAGTAATGTACTTTGCCAAAAAAACTCACACTTAGTCATAATTCTCTGCATACAAGCTGTGACTGTTCTGTCCATTGAAGTACTGATGCTGCTGGCTTCAAGGATATCCCCTTGGGGGTGAGCAGCCATAGCTCCTCTAGATTTAATTCCAGGTGGACAGACATTAGTATATTGCATTACTGAGCTGTTACCAGAACAGGCCATACCTAAATTtcaatgaaaatacaaaaaataagtGTGTATTAAATTACTAATACTACCAAGATTGGCCATGTGACCTCTTTGACACACAGCTGTGAGATTGCTTCTGCCCTCTGATGGCACAGACTCTGTGGAAGGTGGCAGATAGAATCCACAGTGAACACAATTGTGCCCTTCTGGcacttcctctttttttttttcccaacaagGAAGCGAGAATTTGAAGCAGATAATAAATATAATCATAACTTTATTTAGGAAATGGTAAGTTCCACCAATGCCAGTTTTGGTTTCTGTCTCTGGAACAGGCTGataaagattttaatttaaggtgtagcttttatttgttttattgttaGGATGTGAATAATGCTTCAGTAGTGCAGTCACATTcagctgctgagcagagggagcagccaACATTTTGCAAACTATTTAATGTCCCAGCAATGACAAAGGCAGCCATGCATCCAGTCCTTAGTGCATGATATAAACATTTTCCTCTGTATGAGTCTCATCGTCCAGGGCACTATGGCTCCCCATACCTTGTGGCCTCCAAAATGCAACAAAGCTGCACAAAAGAGTAAAAAACCATGGTGTTAAACCAAAAACAGACAATAAAACCACGGAGGAACAGATCAACCCGCTCActagaaaatgtaaaatatgcTTAAACATGTGATCATGACTGATAGTGAATCATCTTTCCACTTATGAGACAACTGACACCTGAGATTAGCAAGCTGCCTAATGCTGTGAATTGACAGTGACACTTATTTTTGCTTAATAAGTAACAAAAAGTAGCAGGAATTGTTAGTTTCTTTTTATAATATTTGCTATTAACTTGAGGTTAAAAAATACAGGCAAAGGATGTGATGGAATGGTCAGCacactgacattttttttctgcaacttCATTTGTCCTATTAGAAAAAGCAAGAACAGAAAACTTACCCTGCAGAACCACCCATCTTCTTCGTGTTGTAAAAATATTCTAAGGACCATTcagaatgaaaagaaagaaagaaaaaattaattttgtttaaagCATTAGAAGCAAGTAAAGTAGTAGGTTCAAAGAGAAACTCAGGTGTAGGAAACTAAATAAGGGAccttcaaaaatgttttcaggatAGGAAATTCCCATTGTGAGCAGCCACATCACAGGGGCCTCCAGGGACCTCAGCTCCCTGCCCTGAAGTGGGAGATGTGGCATCAGCCACAGCTGTGACTGGACAAACCTGAACAATCCTTGAGTAAGTGCCTATGAGAAGTACTCACGTTTAGTGAGGAGCAGAGCCAGAATCAGGATGAGCAGAAGTGCTGCACACGAGCCAATCCCAATGTACAGCCCACGTTCTGGGTGCTGCTGACTGGCAAGCGATACAGACGTGTTCTGTCAAACACAAGCCAAGGAGCATCAGAGGAACTGACAGCAAGAAGCCCATGCAATACACAAAGGCCTTCTGTGTGTTTTGCAACTCTGCAGGAAAAGCACACCTGAGACCAGAAGCCTAATTTGAGCAAAAGGCCAAGTTTCAAGCAGAATCTCTGCAACAATTGTATGAACCATGCTGTTAAACACAGTCTTTGAGATTTTCAGAAGACTTGAAGTTATGAGAAATCCCATTTATTCAGGTTTAATAATATttggtgaattttttttaatgagtaaGGTGTCTCCTGATGTCACACCCTCCCACCTGTGCTGCAGGACTCAGCAGGACACACAGAGCTGCCTGTTTGAGCCCCCCTGCACGGGGAGTGCGGGGCACCCCTGTGCTCTCAGGTGGCCCAAGCTCCACTCTTGCCCACGTCCTGTCATACCTGCAGGTTTGCAGTCACATCCAAGCAGTCTGAGGGGCCTGAGCAGGGAGTAGAGGCCTGAAAGGAAATACAGACGTTGCTAAAGCTCTTCCTCCTCTAGAAGGAAGTATTTTATGCATGCTAAGCAGGGttcccccccaccaccacctcTAATAACGAGCACATAAGCACTCTTTATAACCACTAAACACGCAGACTACAAAACAATATTCTGCTGCAATCAGACAAAAGCGGTGGAAGTGACCTATAGGGATGACCCAGTAACCTCTCAAGTCCATCCACTCTGTCTAGGTGTGCAAGGTTGATGCTTACAATCTGAGGAGCTTCTGAAGCAGAAACCGATGGCCAGGTCCTTGTGACAGTGAAGGAGGAttcactggtgctgccaggagctgagcaaagGCAAGACAAACACATCACTTGTGCAGAGAACTGTTCTGCCTCGACAGAGAAGAATTTGTACTGCTGACTTGGGACCCTGAACTTCTGTGTGTGTCAGCAGTCTGGGCTCTGCATTTCATAAGAGGTTGGTGCCTTCAGAGGGCAGCACAAAACTCTGAATATTGAAGTTTCTGCTGTCCTTTTCAGAGCTTTGAACTCCTTAGGAATACTTGGATCTCACTGTTATCTCAATACTGGGAAGGAGTTACCAGTCAGTGCTGGAG from Anomalospiza imberbis isolate Cuckoo-Finch-1a 21T00152 chromosome 15, ASM3175350v1, whole genome shotgun sequence encodes the following:
- the LOC137483140 gene encoding T-cell immunoglobulin and mucin domain-containing protein 4-like isoform X2; amino-acid sequence: MRLHSDSEKDKIWFPLLPLAALVSPSARMSHFVLFHWMVIQIFIAHTVSEAVVKGTVGQPVTLPCSYRVTQPKDVSDMCWGRGPCPNSKCKNKILHTSGSEVTFRVSRRYKLGRYVSAGDVSLTIAAAKVEDAGVYCCRVEIPGLFNDIKRNIRLDVARAPPVTTTTTTTTTTTTTTTTTTTTEAPVFSKYFTETTSASQATSDLQTTPETTVLLTTSTLPPATTAPESPAVTTWETSALSTIAGTENDIFPVTMVETSAPPDFPTNSQAADVTTEDDVFCSTIPGSTEVTTEFPGTFPSAEETSSSVLMEEKPVMEVSANLDGTAGKYEDRGDKFPSSAILIASVTAASILFILMVSLVWKRKHTKKFIVKSAGPPEETDKVFSGAEGENNIFSL
- the LOC137483140 gene encoding T-cell immunoglobulin and mucin domain-containing protein 4-like isoform X3, which produces MRLHSDSEKDKIWFPLLPLAALVSPSARMSHFVLFHWMVIQIFIAHTVSEAVVKGTVGQPVTLPCSYRVTQPKDVSDMCWGRGPCPNSKCKNKILHTSGSEVTFRVSRRYKLGRYVSAGDVSLTIAAAKVEDAGVYCCRVEIPGLFNDIKRNIRLDVARETTSASQATSDLQTTPETTVLLTTSTLPPATTAPESPAVTTWETSALSTIAGTENDIFPVTMVETSAPPDFPTNSQAADVTTEDDVFCSTIPGSTEVTTEFPGTFPSAEETSSSVLMEEKPVMEVSANLDGTAGKYEDRGDKVKLPFPSSAILIASVTAASILFILMVSLVWKRKHTKKFIVKSAGPPEETDKVFSGAEGENNIFSL
- the LOC137483140 gene encoding T-cell immunoglobulin and mucin domain-containing protein 4-like isoform X1; the protein is MRLHSDSEKDKIWFPLLPLAALVSPSARMSHFVLFHWMVIQIFIAHTVSEAVVKGTVGQPVTLPCSYRVTQPKDVSDMCWGRGPCPNSKCKNKILHTSGSEVTFRVSRRYKLGRYVSAGDVSLTIAAAKVEDAGVYCCRVEIPGLFNDIKRNIRLDVARAPPVTTTTTTTTTTTTTTTTTTTTEAPVFSKYFTETTSASQATSDLQTTPETTVLLTTSTLPPATTAPESPAVTTWETSALSTIAGTENDIFPVTMVETSAPPDFPTNSQAADVTTEDDVFCSTIPGSTEVTTEFPGTFPSAEETSSSVLMEEKPVMEVSANLDGTAGKYEDRGDKVKLPFPSSAILIASVTAASILFILMVSLVWKRKHTKKFIVKSAGPPEETDKVFSGAEGENNIFSL